Proteins from one Polynucleobacter wuianus genomic window:
- a CDS encoding peroxiredoxin, protein MIAVGQKLPNATLYEFMNEETEGCALGPNAFEVEKLVAGKKIVIFALPGAFTPTCSAKHVPGYVEHYDAIKAKGVDEIWCISVNDPFVMGAWGRDQKVGKKIRMLADGSGEFTKKVGLELDLTARGFGVRSDRYAMIVEDGVVKSLDREAPGKFEVSDAASILKKL, encoded by the coding sequence ATGATTGCTGTTGGACAAAAACTACCAAATGCGACTCTTTATGAATTTATGAATGAAGAGACTGAAGGCTGTGCATTAGGCCCTAACGCCTTTGAAGTTGAAAAGCTTGTGGCTGGCAAAAAGATTGTGATCTTTGCATTGCCTGGTGCTTTTACGCCAACTTGCTCTGCAAAGCATGTTCCTGGATATGTAGAACACTACGATGCAATTAAAGCTAAGGGCGTAGATGAAATTTGGTGCATCTCTGTGAATGATCCCTTTGTGATGGGTGCATGGGGACGTGATCAAAAAGTTGGTAAGAAAATTCGGATGTTGGCTGATGGTAGTGGCGAGTTCACCAAGAAAGTGGGCTTGGAATTGGATTTGACTGCCCGCGGCTTTGGCGTTCGTTCAGATCGTTATGCCATGATTGTTGAAGATGGTGTCGTAAAAAGTTTAGATCGTGAAGCTCCAGGGAAATTTGAAGTGAGCGATGCTGCTTCTATTCTGAAAAAACTGTAA
- the ftsZ gene encoding cell division protein FtsZ yields the protein MEFEMLDQETAGKTIIKVVGVGGAGGNAVQHMIRRGVNGVEFICMNTDAGALQRSEASVNLQLGSSGLGAGAKPEIGAASAEEARARIADTLQGAHMVFITAGMGGGTGTGAAPIVAQVAKEMGILTVGVISKPFDFEGVKRLKVAENGAAELESYVDSLIVVLNEKLFEVMGEDAEFDKAFACADDVLHNAVSGIAEIINVQGLINVDFEDVKTVMGEQGKAMMGTATVSGMDRARLAAEAAVASPLLEGVDLSGARGVLVNITASRSLKLSETREVMAAIRGYAADDATVIFGTVYDESLGDALRVTVVATGLNNPQARKANQPEVVWRQATGTHDAMPTMADLNTFAPASASAAISKVSLDSALSTSAGMALTGSGSAPAAVAQPASSGVDYSQYDLPRVFRSSREATPAPTLGADSSPQAKTLLDKGADYYEIPAFLRKQAD from the coding sequence ATGGAATTTGAAATGTTAGATCAAGAAACAGCTGGCAAAACCATTATTAAAGTGGTTGGAGTTGGTGGGGCTGGTGGTAATGCGGTCCAACACATGATCCGTCGCGGTGTCAATGGCGTAGAGTTCATTTGCATGAACACCGATGCTGGCGCATTACAGCGCTCTGAGGCATCTGTGAATTTGCAACTGGGCTCTAGTGGATTAGGTGCTGGCGCGAAACCAGAAATCGGTGCAGCTTCCGCCGAAGAGGCTCGTGCTCGTATTGCCGATACATTGCAAGGTGCTCATATGGTATTCATCACTGCTGGTATGGGTGGTGGTACAGGCACTGGCGCTGCTCCAATCGTCGCTCAAGTCGCAAAAGAAATGGGTATTTTGACCGTTGGCGTTATTAGCAAGCCATTTGATTTTGAGGGCGTCAAGCGCTTAAAGGTTGCAGAGAATGGTGCTGCTGAACTCGAGTCTTATGTAGATTCATTGATTGTTGTTCTCAATGAAAAGCTCTTTGAAGTTATGGGTGAGGATGCCGAGTTTGACAAGGCATTTGCTTGTGCTGATGACGTATTGCATAACGCTGTTTCAGGTATTGCAGAAATCATCAATGTTCAAGGCTTGATTAACGTTGACTTTGAAGACGTGAAGACCGTGATGGGTGAGCAAGGTAAAGCGATGATGGGAACTGCAACAGTTTCTGGTATGGATCGAGCACGCTTGGCTGCTGAAGCTGCGGTAGCTTCACCATTACTTGAAGGTGTAGATTTATCTGGTGCACGTGGTGTATTAGTAAACATTACTGCTAGCCGTTCATTGAAGTTGTCTGAAACACGTGAAGTAATGGCTGCGATTCGTGGCTATGCCGCTGATGATGCAACTGTGATCTTCGGTACCGTGTATGACGAGAGCTTAGGTGATGCATTGCGTGTAACTGTGGTCGCTACAGGCTTGAATAATCCACAAGCTCGCAAAGCAAATCAACCAGAAGTAGTTTGGAGACAAGCTACTGGTACACATGATGCAATGCCAACCATGGCAGATCTCAATACCTTTGCTCCTGCTAGCGCATCTGCGGCAATCAGCAAAGTCAGTTTAGATTCTGCTTTGAGTACTAGTGCAGGGATGGCCTTGACTGGCTCTGGTAGTGCACCTGCGGCAGTAGCGCAACCAGCGAGCAGTGGTGTCGATTACAGTCAGTATGATTTGCCACGGGTGTTTCGTAGCTCTCGTGAGGCAACTCCTGCACCGACTTTAGGTGCGGATAGCTCACCTCAGGCAAAGACCTTGCTTGATAAAGGGGCTGATTACTATGAAATCCCTGCTTTTTTACGTAAACAAGCAGATTAA